CTCTCCGTCGAACTCAAGACTACACAAAACCGCTACAATCCGGCATATCCGGCACTCAACGAGCGCACGCTATTACCAAATCGACGAGATCGGAGATCGGCATCCCACCCTCTCCGCCATTTCCCGTTCGCCGGCGAGCTTATCTACCGGAAATTGCCTCGATCCCAGCCGTATAGCGCGCACATCGTTACCTGCTGCTTTCCCGGCTTGATCACAGCTTCCCTGCCGTGCTGAACGCTGGGGGGGGGTGATCGCGTCGCCCGAGATATGTTCCGCCTGTCGTCGGCCATTCGCGCGCGCTTCACTCAGTTGGCGGTCTTGCTTCGTCATTCCTTGGAAATGGTCCGACTGAACGTCAGCATGGCCCACCGTTGCCATTGGATCGAACGACGGGACGACGGCCGGTGCCGACTTTCGGCAGACGAACTGCCGCTTCCAAACCTTCAAAGCCCCAATTGCGCGCGATCAACGGTGGCGGCTACAAGTTCGGCGCGAGCGGCCGATCGGCGATACTCGGCGTCCAGCTGGCGCAGGCGCGCATCGGCGGCGCTCTCTTCGCGCAGGTTGACGACGATGAAGTCGCTGGCGCCGAGCTGGAAGCGGCGTCGCTCGGCCTCAGCCATTCGGTTCGCAAGCGCGGTCTCGTCGGCGGCAAGGGCGAGCAGACGGTCGGCGGTGGTCGCCTGGATGGCGAGGCCGTTCACCTCAACGAGAATCTGGTCCTCAATCAGCTTGCGGCGCAACCGCAGGCCATCGGCCTCTGCCGCGGCCTCAGCAATCTTACCGCGCGCGGCCCGCCGTTCGAGCGGGAGCGAAAATCGCAAGCCAACGATCCCCTCGGCGGGCGTGCGCGATGCCCCGCCCAAGCCCACCGGCCCCACATCCTTGGCAGCCTCGGCGCGGATGTCTAGGCGCGGGCGCAAGTCGTTCTCGGCCAGCAGGCGCTTCACCTCGACCTGGTCGAGGCGGACGAGGATCGCTTCAAGGTCGGGCCGCTCGATCCGCTGGGCGAGGTCGGGGCCAAGCGCGGGAAGGCGCAACTCGGGGAAGCGATCGGGCAAGCGAGCTGCGGCAGGGACAATGGGCTCACCGGTTTCGCCGCGGAGATAGAAGGACAGCGCGTTGGCGGCGGTCGCGAGTTCCTGTTCGGCGCGCACCAGGAGAGTCTCACGCCGCACAATGTTCTGGCGGTTTTCGGTCCCCAGGATCTGCGGCCGCGCGCCCAGGACGATCTGACGCTCAATCGACGCCTGACGCTCGGTAGCAAGAGCCAACAGGTCACGATAGACACGCACACGCATCCCTGCGGCGACCCATGCCTGATAGGCGTCAATCGCCCGCCGCTGTACCCCGATCGCCACCATTTCGCGATCGAGGCGGGCCAGCGAAATGTCACCGCCAGCCAGCCCCAGCCGCCCGCGCCGCTCGTCGATCAGCCGGTCACGCATGAGGGAAAAAACCGCCCCGACCTTCACTTCGCCCAGCCGGTTGGTAAACGCCTTGTCCTCATAGATCGGAAAGTCGCCGCGTGAGAGGCGATATCCGCCGTAGAGGTAGCCGCCATTGTTCGCGAGCGGGCGTGTCGCACGCCCCTCGATCACGGTGCCGTCATAATAGCCCAGCAGCCGCGACTGAGCCTCGCCTTCAAAAAGAAGGTCGAACGCGCCCTCTGCCGACAGCCGGCGGCCATCGGCCTGCCGCTCACGCGTGATCGCCTCCAGGATCGCGGGGGCATGGGTAGCGGAAGAGCGCAGCACCTCGTCCAGCATCAGCGGCTGCGCGGCCGCGGGTGTGACGGAAAACAGAGCGGCGAAGATCGCCAGCACGCGGATCATTTCTTTACCTTTGCCACGGGTTCAGGCGTTGCGCCCTTTCCTTCGTCGGCGGGGCGGCGGAACTCGAGCGGGAAGTCGTTGAGCTGGCGCCAGAGTTCGTAGCCGACGCTGACCGTTTCCATCTGAATCCACCCGCGCACCTTGGCGCCAAGGCGGACATAATCGGCGCTCGGCCAGCCGGGCTTGCCGGGCATCGGTTCGACCAGGACGCGGAACAGGCCCGTTGCCTGAGCCGAAGGGTCAATGGAGCGGACGCGCCCATCGAACATCCCTTGCGCGATCGAGGGCCAGCCGCTGAACTGAACCGCTGGCCACCCTTCAAAGGCGAGGCGGACGGGACGGCCGGGGCGGATCACAGCGATGTCGCGGCCGTCGACCATC
Above is a genomic segment from Sphingomonas sp. IW22 containing:
- a CDS encoding TolC family protein, whose protein sequence is MIRVLAIFAALFSVTPAAAQPLMLDEVLRSSATHAPAILEAITRERQADGRRLSAEGAFDLLFEGEAQSRLLGYYDGTVIEGRATRPLANNGGYLYGGYRLSRGDFPIYEDKAFTNRLGEVKVGAVFSLMRDRLIDERRGRLGLAGGDISLARLDREMVAIGVQRRAIDAYQAWVAAGMRVRVYRDLLALATERQASIERQIVLGARPQILGTENRQNIVRRETLLVRAEQELATAANALSFYLRGETGEPIVPAAARLPDRFPELRLPALGPDLAQRIERPDLEAILVRLDQVEVKRLLAENDLRPRLDIRAEAAKDVGPVGLGGASRTPAEGIVGLRFSLPLERRAARGKIAEAAAEADGLRLRRKLIEDQILVEVNGLAIQATTADRLLALAADETALANRMAEAERRRFQLGASDFIVVNLREESAADARLRQLDAEYRRSAARAELVAATVDRAQLGL